The Desmodus rotundus isolate HL8 chromosome 3, HLdesRot8A.1, whole genome shotgun sequence genome includes a region encoding these proteins:
- the LOC112318422 gene encoding olfactory receptor 6C74: MENHTRVTVFILAGLTDDPQWKIVLFIFLLLIYLLSITGNLTIITLSLVDIHLKTPMYFFLRNFSFLEISYTTTCIPKLLVVMATGDKTISYNCCITQVFFAFLFGASEFYLLAAMSYDRYVAICKPLHYTTIMNSKICIQLVLSCWLAGFLIIFPPLVMGLDLEFCASNIIEHFYCDTTPLLQISCTDTQNLEMMAFISAFVTLVVTLLMVITSYTCIALTILKIPSTSQRKKAFSTCSSHMIVISLSYGSCIFMYVKPSFKERIAFSKGIAVLNTSVAPLLNPFIYTLRNQQVKKAFMIMVHRVIIFSKK, encoded by the coding sequence ATGGAAAACCATACAAGAGTGACAGTGTTTATCCTAGCAGGTTTGACTGATGACCCACAGTGGAAAATTGTGTTATTTATCTTCCTGCTTCTCATTTACTTGCTAAGCATCACTGGCAATCTGACCATCATCACACTCAGCCTGGTGGATATTCACCTCAAGACCCCCATGTATTTTTTCCTTcgtaatttttcctttttagaaattTCCTATACTACTACATGCATTCCCAAATTGCTGGTTGTTATGGCAACAGGGGACAAAACCATTTCCTATAATTGTTGCATCACTCAAgtgttttttgctttcctttttggaGCATCTGAGTTCTACTTGCTGGCAGCTATGTCCTATGACCGCTATGTTGCCATCTGCAAGCCCCTGCATTACACAACCATCATGAACAGTAAAATCTGCATACAGCTTGTCCTCAGTTGTTGGCTTGCTGGGTTTTTAATCATCTTTCCACCACTTGTCATGGGCCTGGACTTAGAATTTTGTGCCTCCAATATTATTGAGCACTTCTACTGTGACACTACTCCTCTCCTCCAGATCTcctgcacagacacacagaatCTTGAAATGATGGCATTCATTTCAGCTTTTGTGACTCTTGTGGTCACATTGTTAATGGTGATAACATCATATACTTGTATTGCCTTGACCATTCTAAAAATCCCTTCAACTAGTCAGAGGAAGAAGGCTTTTTCAACGTGTTCCTCTCATATGATTGTGATATCTCTTTCTTatggcagttgcatttttatgtatgttAAACCATCATTCAAAGAAAGAATAGCTTTTTCTAAGGGAATTGCAGTTCTGAATACCTCAGTTGCACCACTTTTGAACCCTTTCATCTACACTTTACGGAACCAACAAGTAAAAAAAGCTTTCATGATTATGGTCCACAGGgtaattattttctcaaaaaaatga